A section of the Clostridium felsineum DSM 794 genome encodes:
- a CDS encoding staygreen family protein, protein MNKFNPDKLSVEFRKGVTKTEPIIPRRYTLTHSDVTAELFLTIGLSYAYDKIDNYMRDEVVGKWINKEGSYIYCVHLYVDDPNSYNFPTMRNLIFRRELPLALEAISYGDREFFKAHPQLNNVPIIVFFMSVYPEFNKVENWGTFENYKYI, encoded by the coding sequence ATGAATAAGTTTAACCCTGATAAGCTTTCAGTTGAATTTAGAAAAGGTGTTACTAAAACAGAACCTATTATTCCTAGACGATATACTCTTACTCATTCTGATGTAACTGCTGAACTTTTTTTAACCATTGGATTAAGCTATGCTTATGATAAGATTGATAATTATATGAGAGATGAAGTAGTAGGAAAGTGGATAAATAAAGAAGGTTCTTATATTTATTGTGTGCATTTATATGTAGATGATCCAAATAGCTATAATTTTCCTACCATGAGAAATTTAATTTTTAGGCGAGAACTACCTCTTGCCTTAGAAGCAATTAGCTATGGTGATAGAGAGTTTTTTAAAGCACATCCTCAATTAAATAATGTTCCGATAATAGTTTTCTTTATGTCTGTATATCCTGAATTTAATAAAGTTGAAAACTGGGGCACCTTTGAGAATTATAAATATATTTGA
- a CDS encoding response regulator transcription factor: MKRIFLVEDDKTIAKNLTLLLRSEGFIVIHASTREDALAGIEENKFDLSLVDISLPDGNGFTVCTEIKQKQEVPVIFLTASGDESSVVTGLNIGADDYITKPFRPRELIARIRTALRKRGNSSSTFEICGLHVDITSGIVKKNGIEVFLSALEYRLLLLFINNPKTIITRGRLLDELWDAAGEFVNDNTLTVYIKRLREKIEKEPANPEIILTVRGTGYRLGDGYVSE, encoded by the coding sequence ATGAAACGGATATTTTTGGTTGAGGATGATAAAACAATTGCTAAGAACCTTACACTTTTGTTGCGTTCGGAGGGCTTTATAGTCATTCATGCGTCTACGAGGGAAGATGCTCTTGCAGGTATTGAGGAAAATAAATTTGACTTATCACTTGTAGATATTTCTTTGCCTGATGGAAATGGATTTACAGTTTGCACAGAAATTAAACAAAAGCAAGAGGTTCCTGTTATCTTTCTGACGGCTTCTGGTGATGAGTCTAGTGTTGTTACTGGGCTGAACATAGGTGCAGATGACTATATCACAAAGCCTTTCCGTCCTCGTGAACTAATCGCAAGAATCAGAACAGCACTGCGAAAAAGAGGAAATTCCTCATCCACTTTTGAAATATGCGGGCTTCATGTAGATATAACAAGCGGTATAGTGAAAAAAAACGGCATTGAGGTTTTTCTTTCAGCACTAGAATATCGATTGTTGCTGTTGTTTATTAATAACCCCAAAACTATTATTACAAGGGGCAGACTGCTTGATGAATTGTGGGATGCTGCGGGCGAATTTGTTAATGACAATACATTAACCGTTTATATTAAACGCTTGAGAGAGAAGATAGAAAAAGAACCTGCAAATCCAGAAATAATTCTAACCGTTCGTGGAACAGGATATAGGCTGGGGGATGGATATGTTTCGGAATAG
- a CDS encoding ABC transporter ATP-binding protein translates to MEFLKIEDLCKVYGRGENKVTALDHVSLTIEKGEFTAIIGSSGSGKSTLLHIMAGVDVPTSGKVYLEGQDVYGQSNEKLAIFRRRQVGLIYQFHNLIPTLNVVENITLPILMDKRKVNEERLNDLLDLLGLKDRKNHLPNQLSGGQQQRVSIGRALMNAPAVMLADEPTGSLDSRNGHEIIKLLKLSHKKYQQTLIVVTHDENIALQADRIIGISDGKVVRDERVRP, encoded by the coding sequence ATGGAGTTTTTAAAAATAGAAGATTTATGCAAGGTTTACGGTAGAGGTGAAAATAAGGTTACTGCTCTTGACCATGTTTCTCTTACAATAGAAAAAGGAGAATTTACTGCAATTATCGGTTCCTCTGGCTCAGGTAAATCCACATTACTTCACATAATGGCCGGTGTGGACGTGCCAACGAGTGGTAAGGTGTATTTGGAAGGGCAGGATGTATATGGTCAAAGTAATGAGAAACTCGCTATTTTTCGCAGACGACAGGTTGGACTAATTTACCAGTTTCACAACCTTATTCCCACTTTGAATGTGGTGGAAAACATCACCTTGCCTATACTTATGGATAAACGTAAGGTTAATGAAGAGAGGCTAAATGACTTGTTGGATTTGCTTGGGTTAAAAGATCGAAAAAACCATTTACCCAATCAGCTTTCGGGAGGTCAGCAACAGCGTGTTTCCATAGGACGTGCTTTGATGAATGCACCAGCAGTAATGCTTGCCGACGAACCAACAGGTAGCTTGGACAGTCGAAATGGACATGAAATTATAAAACTACTGAAATTAAGTCATAAAAAATATCAGCAGACCCTTATTGTGGTCACTCATGATGAAAATATTGCATTGCAAGCAGACCGTATTATAGGCATATCCGACGGCAAAGTAGTGAGAGACGAGAGGGTGAGACCATGA
- a CDS encoding helix-turn-helix domain-containing protein, with protein MDYITTKEAAKNWAITDRMVVYYCSAGRINGAKKMGNTWLVPNNAKKPADGRYKSSKVRDGERE; from the coding sequence GTGGATTACATAACTACGAAAGAAGCAGCGAAAAATTGGGCAATCACAGACAGAATGGTTGTTTATTATTGCTCTGCTGGTCGAATTAATGGAGCTAAAAAAATGGGAAATACATGGCTTGTTCCTAATAATGCTAAAAAACCGGCTGATGGACGATATAAGAGTAGTAAGGTAAGGGATGGTGAAAGGGAATGA
- a CDS encoding GNAT family N-acetyltransferase: MLIREVQKKDNAKVEALIRSCLIEFGANKPGCAWTDPNLGCFYEVYQDEKYKYWVVEEDNKIVAGCGIGPLVGMENVCELQKMYSLKEVRGSGIAKKLLHIALEFASKYYEKCYLETFENMVAANRFYKKNGFINLDKPLIKTEHYACDVWYLKNL; this comes from the coding sequence ATGTTAATAAGAGAAGTACAAAAAAAAGATAACGCCAAAGTTGAAGCACTTATTAGATCGTGTTTAATAGAGTTTGGTGCTAATAAGCCAGGCTGTGCTTGGACTGATCCTAATTTAGGATGTTTTTATGAGGTTTATCAAGATGAAAAATATAAATATTGGGTTGTGGAAGAAGATAATAAAATAGTAGCAGGTTGTGGTATTGGACCTTTAGTTGGGATGGAAAATGTATGTGAACTGCAAAAGATGTATTCTTTAAAAGAAGTAAGAGGCAGTGGAATTGCAAAAAAATTACTCCATATAGCTTTGGAGTTTGCTAGCAAATATTATGAAAAATGCTATCTTGAAACTTTTGAAAATATGGTTGCGGCTAATAGGTTTTATAAAAAGAATGGATTTATAAATCTAGATAAGCCACTAATTAAAACTGAACATTACGCTTGTGATGTATGGTACTTAAAAAATCTATAG
- a CDS encoding glycosyltransferase, producing the protein MITILCSGSRGDFQPYIALAQQLKKLGKNVRITASKSFEKFIKSYGIDVYPISADIETLKVDPKLLTDAGSSDNPLKMLLTFNKMKEYGIYMVNDFYSACEGSELIIYHPGCTIGYFATQKFGIPSVLASPFPMHKTKEYLSMVMYGKSPSNALTKKLSYTMIQGMLWMASKSSVKGYWKKNFGDKPNNFCSPFERHTDKKHPAIVSCSNFVFKRPEDWNENIHQYGYWFVEEPYEYTPDDELEAFLNAGDKPIYIGFGSMTSIGKHEGLAEIAVEAIVKSGKRGIICGMGKPKNLPKNIIAINNIPHSWLFERVSAVCHHGGAGTTAAGFKAGIPSIIVPFSNDQFAWAHRSYDLGVGSKPIYKKDLSSDKLADAMKFALTNEIAANAKKLGEKIKTENGATKCAKIIVSCLEK; encoded by the coding sequence ATGATTACAATTCTTTGTTCTGGTTCACGTGGTGATTTTCAACCATATATTGCACTTGCACAGCAGCTTAAAAAACTAGGGAAGAATGTTCGTATAACAGCAAGTAAAAGCTTCGAAAAATTTATTAAAAGCTATGGAATTGATGTTTACCCTATATCTGCAGATATTGAAACTCTAAAGGTTGACCCTAAGCTATTAACGGATGCTGGCTCATCTGATAATCCTTTAAAGATGCTTTTAACCTTTAATAAAATGAAAGAATACGGAATTTATATGGTGAATGACTTCTACTCTGCCTGTGAGGGAAGCGAACTAATTATATATCATCCTGGCTGTACCATTGGATATTTTGCAACACAAAAATTTGGTATTCCTTCTGTTTTAGCTTCTCCTTTCCCAATGCACAAAACAAAAGAATATTTATCTATGGTAATGTACGGAAAATCCCCTTCCAATGCACTGACGAAAAAATTAAGTTATACTATGATTCAAGGTATGCTTTGGATGGCTTCTAAAAGTTCTGTTAAAGGTTATTGGAAAAAGAATTTTGGTGACAAACCTAACAATTTTTGCTCTCCCTTTGAAAGACATACAGATAAAAAACACCCTGCCATTGTATCTTGCAGCAACTTTGTTTTTAAAAGACCAGAGGATTGGAACGAAAACATTCATCAATATGGTTATTGGTTTGTTGAAGAACCTTACGAGTATACTCCGGATGATGAGCTTGAAGCTTTCTTAAATGCAGGTGATAAACCCATTTATATAGGCTTTGGAAGTATGACTTCTATAGGAAAACATGAGGGACTGGCAGAAATAGCTGTTGAAGCTATAGTCAAAAGTGGTAAACGAGGTATTATTTGCGGCATGGGAAAACCAAAAAATCTGCCTAAAAACATCATAGCAATTAATAATATTCCTCATTCATGGTTATTCGAAAGGGTTTCTGCTGTATGCCATCATGGAGGGGCTGGCACAACAGCGGCTGGCTTTAAAGCAGGAATTCCAAGTATAATTGTACCTTTTTCTAATGATCAATTCGCATGGGCACACAGAAGTTATGATTTAGGTGTAGGTTCAAAGCCTATATATAAAAAAGATTTATCTTCTGATAAACTTGCTGATGCAATGAAATTTGCTTTAACTAATGAAATCGCAGCTAACGCTAAAAAATTAGGCGAAAAAATAAAAACTGAAAATGGAGCTACAAAATGTGCAAAAATCATTGTAAGTTGCCTTGAGAAGTAA
- the mscL gene encoding large-conductance mechanosensitive channel protein MscL has translation MFKEFKEFAVKGNVVDLAVGVVIGGAFGKIVTSMVSDIIMPILGALTGGINFTYLKVVIKEAHGKVPAVTLNYGNFIQNIIDFLIISFSIFMFVKLINKLKREKKVEAVKEEVKPPEEVLLLQEIRDLLKNKRA, from the coding sequence ATGTTTAAGGAGTTCAAAGAGTTTGCAGTAAAGGGAAATGTAGTAGATTTAGCTGTCGGTGTTGTTATAGGTGGTGCCTTTGGAAAAATAGTTACATCTATGGTGAGTGATATTATTATGCCAATATTAGGGGCTTTAACAGGTGGGATTAATTTTACATATTTAAAGGTTGTAATTAAAGAAGCACATGGTAAGGTTCCAGCAGTTACCCTCAATTATGGAAACTTTATTCAAAATATTATTGATTTTTTAATTATTTCATTTTCTATTTTCATGTTTGTAAAGTTAATAAATAAACTTAAACGAGAAAAGAAGGTTGAAGCTGTTAAAGAGGAGGTTAAGCCACCAGAAGAGGTTTTATTGCTTCAAGAAATTAGAGACTTATTAAAAAATAAGAGGGCTTAA
- a CDS encoding TetR/AcrR family transcriptional regulator, translating into MNKKPKVTAQTKQNLIDAFWDLYCEKRIEKITIREITQKAGYNRGTFYEYFTDVYDVIDKIEKSLIPSLDELPPITIAEDDIGMPIDMFMKLYEKNSKYYSVLLGDNGDPAFVSKLKNSTKPILKKAFSEKHDLNPIEFDFILEYVLSAMIGIMSYWFRQDKVLPAEDLITLIHELMENGVMSKLSK; encoded by the coding sequence ATGAATAAAAAGCCAAAGGTAACTGCACAGACTAAGCAAAACCTAATTGATGCCTTTTGGGATCTGTACTGTGAAAAAAGAATAGAGAAAATAACTATAAGGGAAATTACTCAAAAAGCAGGTTATAACAGGGGAACTTTTTATGAATATTTTACAGATGTCTATGATGTCATTGATAAAATAGAAAAATCCTTAATACCTTCATTGGATGAATTACCTCCAATTACTATAGCTGAAGATGATATTGGTATGCCAATAGATATGTTTATGAAGTTATATGAAAAGAATAGTAAATATTATTCTGTTTTGCTTGGTGATAATGGTGATCCAGCCTTTGTAAGTAAACTTAAAAATTCAACAAAACCTATACTAAAAAAAGCGTTCTCTGAAAAACATGATTTAAATCCCATTGAATTTGATTTTATTTTGGAGTATGTGCTTTCAGCAATGATTGGTATTATGAGTTATTGGTTTAGACAGGATAAAGTATTGCCAGCAGAGGATTTGATTACTTTGATTCATGAACTTATGGAAAATGGTGTTATGTCAAAGTTATCAAAATAA
- a CDS encoding ABC transporter permease, giving the protein MNIFNKVTLQSMKKSRTRTIVTIIGVVLSAAMITAVATFAVSLQNYMIKGSIQKYGGWHVGFLNVDSSFVKERALDKEAKNTVTFENIGYAKLKGGKNPNKPYLFITGFNKKAFDNLSINLVSGRLPQNNSEILVPAHVDSNGGVKLAVGDTLSLAVGNRMEANKNLNQHDAYISGGKEKETLAPKVQKTYRVVGICERPSFEEVSAPGYTLITKADSADKVDSFSTFVTLKKPYSVYTYARSVAGTHSYEFNDNVLRFMGISSDNQFNAFLYSVGGILVVLIMISSVFLIYNSFNISLNERTRQFGILSSVGATAKQLRNSVLFEGLCIGAVGIPIGVIVGIGSIRLVISVVAEKFGNIMYSGVPLTLTVSFPAIVVAAVVSIVTILISAYIPARKAASTPVMESIRQTNEVKIESKVVKTSKLSQRIYGLEGTLALKNFKRNKRRYRSIVLSLSLSVVLFVSASAFGNDLKRFTEQSVVNSDYDICFFTQDMDKTKMFRLYDKLKTANGVYGSSYQAIMTYSCVFNSNNFSDNYRKYSSYNLPNQTVNMPMDIQFIKDNEYLNFIKSLGLPVKEYTGNNAKMIAVAKAKKANKTKDKNIKLMDIFSSRSMNFTIAPQINDRPKMEQSQNVNITFVDSYPIDQLPKNPYDVRPYVFVVVAPYSLKEKFEAPGVHANMGLTFKSKTPSKSVAEMEGMIKGERITSAYTIYNLGKILEQNRNTVFVVDVFTYVFIIMISLIATANVFNTISTNIKLRKRELAMLRSVGMSDRDFKRMMNFECAFYGMKALIFGLPIAGILSWLIHKGMTKGGADISFMFPWQSMAISVFSVFLIVFITMLYAISKIKKENIIDGLRDDMT; this is encoded by the coding sequence ATGAATATTTTTAACAAAGTCACCCTGCAAAGTATGAAAAAAAGCCGTACGCGAACCATTGTAACTATTATAGGAGTTGTATTATCTGCCGCTATGATCACGGCAGTGGCTACCTTTGCCGTTTCTTTGCAAAACTACATGATAAAAGGTTCAATACAGAAATATGGAGGTTGGCACGTTGGATTTTTGAATGTTGATTCTTCCTTCGTAAAGGAACGAGCTCTTGACAAAGAAGCTAAAAACACCGTAACATTTGAAAATATCGGTTATGCAAAACTTAAGGGTGGAAAAAATCCTAATAAGCCATATCTTTTTATAACAGGGTTTAATAAGAAAGCCTTTGATAACTTGTCTATAAATTTGGTTTCAGGCAGATTACCACAAAATAATAGTGAGATTCTTGTACCAGCACATGTGGATTCAAACGGTGGCGTTAAATTAGCAGTGGGTGATACGCTTTCACTTGCTGTGGGAAACCGCATGGAGGCAAATAAAAATCTTAATCAACATGATGCCTATATTTCTGGTGGCAAGGAAAAAGAAACTCTTGCACCTAAAGTACAGAAAACCTACAGAGTTGTTGGTATCTGTGAAAGACCAAGTTTTGAGGAAGTTTCTGCACCGGGATATACGTTGATAACAAAAGCAGATTCAGCGGACAAAGTAGATAGTTTTAGCACATTTGTTACGCTTAAAAAGCCGTACTCAGTTTATACTTATGCAAGAAGCGTAGCAGGAACTCATAGCTATGAGTTTAACGATAATGTATTACGTTTTATGGGTATTTCCAGTGATAATCAGTTCAATGCATTTTTGTATTCTGTTGGTGGAATTTTAGTTGTATTAATAATGATAAGTTCGGTTTTTCTCATTTATAATTCTTTCAATATATCCTTAAACGAACGAACAAGACAGTTCGGCATTCTTTCGTCCGTAGGAGCCACAGCAAAGCAACTGCGAAATTCGGTGTTATTTGAAGGACTTTGCATTGGTGCAGTAGGTATACCTATTGGTGTTATTGTTGGTATAGGCAGTATAAGGCTTGTTATTTCTGTTGTAGCCGAGAAATTTGGAAACATTATGTACAGCGGCGTACCTTTAACCTTGACAGTATCTTTCCCAGCTATTGTCGTTGCGGCGGTAGTTAGTATAGTTACAATTCTTATTTCTGCATATATACCGGCTCGAAAGGCTGCAAGTACTCCTGTTATGGAGAGTATCCGCCAGACTAATGAGGTTAAAATTGAATCTAAAGTTGTGAAAACGTCAAAACTCTCACAGCGTATTTATGGCCTGGAGGGAACTCTTGCGTTAAAGAATTTTAAAAGAAACAAGAGACGTTATCGCAGCATTGTGTTATCTCTTTCTTTAAGCGTAGTGCTATTTGTATCTGCAAGTGCTTTTGGAAATGATTTGAAAAGATTTACAGAACAGTCAGTAGTGAATAGTGACTATGATATCTGTTTTTTCACACAGGATATGGATAAAACCAAAATGTTTAGGCTTTACGACAAACTGAAAACTGCAAATGGAGTTTATGGAAGTTCATACCAAGCCATTATGACTTATTCATGTGTATTTAATTCAAACAATTTTTCAGATAACTATCGAAAATACTCAAGTTACAATTTGCCTAACCAAACAGTTAATATGCCAATGGACATCCAATTTATTAAAGATAACGAATATCTGAATTTTATTAAAAGCTTGGGCTTACCTGTAAAGGAATATACAGGGAACAACGCAAAAATGATTGCTGTTGCTAAAGCAAAAAAGGCAAATAAAACTAAAGACAAGAATATCAAATTGATGGATATATTTTCAAGTCGCTCTATGAATTTTACAATTGCTCCTCAAATAAATGATAGGCCTAAGATGGAACAGAGCCAAAATGTAAATATTACGTTTGTGGATTCATATCCTATTGATCAGCTGCCAAAGAACCCTTATGATGTGAGGCCATACGTTTTTGTGGTGGTTGCCCCTTATAGCCTAAAAGAAAAGTTTGAAGCTCCTGGTGTCCATGCCAATATGGGATTGACCTTTAAGTCAAAGACACCATCAAAATCGGTGGCTGAAATGGAAGGGATGATTAAGGGTGAAAGAATTACATCTGCCTATACCATTTATAATTTGGGTAAAATACTTGAACAAAATCGTAATACTGTATTTGTTGTTGATGTGTTCACATATGTTTTTATTATTATGATTTCACTGATTGCCACTGCAAATGTGTTTAACACAATTTCTACCAATATCAAGTTGCGCAAACGTGAGCTTGCTATGCTGCGTTCTGTGGGAATGTCTGATCGTGACTTCAAAAGGATGATGAATTTCGAGTGTGCTTTTTATGGCATGAAGGCACTAATCTTTGGGCTTCCAATAGCAGGAATCCTTTCTTGGTTAATTCATAAAGGTATGACTAAGGGTGGAGCGGATATAAGTTTTATGTTTCCGTGGCAAAGTATGGCAATTAGTGTGTTCAGCGTGTTCCTTATAGTATTCATTACAATGCTGTATGCTATTAGCAAAATAAAAAAAGAAAATATTATTGACGGACTTCGTGATGATATGACTTGA
- a CDS encoding radical SAM protein yields the protein MKISKKDALKWFEFFAILPEDEQVMIKQQEIIYATFAQIEAAIDHRNEKLMSEIKGLKTVENRTFFVGNEEKFAKGCRSCLLGTGLSAIRKTNKCNLNCKFCYNYGELDDIAPIGEGMWEIGGTKFYEKDIDLLLSIHNKPTGISYVYLEPFMEIEKYYSVMKKFSEAGIHQHLYTNGTLATEETLKALGEAGLDEIRFNLGASNCSDRVIENIKIAKKYIKNVGIETPMTPELFKGFFEKKKAILATNLDFINCAELHLNENNIGNYAGENMYIARQGYISPIWSRELTLKFMKIADEENWDLAVHDCSNHTKFARNLNLSDKEGKWFGASDYGCEFSRIPYEAFLPILRDDNFEFLTEEELPDGYKPGKMLF from the coding sequence ATGAAAATTTCAAAGAAAGATGCATTAAAATGGTTTGAATTTTTTGCAATACTACCAGAAGATGAACAAGTTATGATAAAACAACAAGAAATCATCTACGCTACCTTTGCTCAAATTGAGGCAGCAATTGATCATAGAAATGAAAAGCTAATGTCAGAAATTAAGGGATTAAAGACTGTAGAGAATAGAACATTTTTTGTGGGAAACGAAGAAAAATTTGCAAAAGGATGTCGTTCATGCCTTTTAGGAACTGGGCTGAGTGCAATTAGAAAAACAAATAAATGTAATCTTAACTGTAAGTTCTGTTATAATTATGGAGAACTAGATGATATTGCACCAATTGGTGAAGGTATGTGGGAAATTGGAGGTACAAAATTCTACGAGAAGGATATAGATTTACTTCTTTCTATACATAACAAGCCTACAGGTATTTCCTACGTTTATTTAGAGCCATTTATGGAGATAGAAAAATATTATTCTGTTATGAAAAAATTCAGTGAAGCAGGTATTCATCAACATCTATATACTAATGGAACTTTAGCTACGGAAGAAACTTTAAAAGCATTAGGTGAAGCTGGTCTTGATGAAATACGTTTCAACTTAGGTGCTTCTAATTGTTCAGATAGAGTTATTGAAAATATTAAAATAGCAAAAAAATATATTAAAAATGTAGGTATTGAAACTCCAATGACTCCAGAGCTTTTTAAAGGATTTTTCGAAAAAAAGAAAGCAATATTAGCTACAAATCTTGATTTTATCAATTGTGCAGAATTACATTTAAACGAGAACAACATAGGTAATTATGCTGGAGAAAATATGTATATTGCTAGACAAGGTTATATATCTCCTATTTGGAGCAGAGAATTAACTTTGAAATTTATGAAAATAGCAGATGAAGAGAATTGGGATTTAGCAGTTCATGATTGTTCAAATCATACAAAATTTGCGAGAAACTTAAATTTAAGTGACAAAGAGGGAAAATGGTTTGGTGCTAGTGATTATGGCTGTGAGTTTTCTAGAATTCCATATGAAGCATTTTTACCAATACTACGTGATGATAATTTTGAATTTTTGACTGAAGAAGAATTACCTGATGGATATAAACCAGGTAAGATGCTTTTTTAA
- a CDS encoding sensor histidine kinase: MFRNREIRKFAILFSLIALVTITLGFVISILAGILAIASATAFGTVFFVFTKARYKSIAQISDQIDLVLHNADHLYIAELDEGELSILQSEITKMTLRIREQNDALKKEKEHLADSLADIAHQLRTPLTSANLILSLLENNPDENDRKALMRETEELFIKMDWLLTSLLKLSRLDAGIVVFKSEQIDVNNLICTASRSLLIQMELHNIDLKIEAPKGMIIKGDSGWLSEAIQNILKNCIESVGEKGKIEIVCRDNPLFTKIHIHDSGTGFKKEELPFLFDRFYRGKNSNASGYGIGLALCKMIITRQGGTVIAKNHPQGGAMFSISFPK; encoded by the coding sequence ATGTTTCGGAATAGAGAAATTCGGAAGTTTGCTATTTTATTTTCGTTAATAGCGCTGGTGACTATTACACTTGGATTTGTAATCAGTATATTAGCTGGAATACTTGCCATTGCTTCTGCCACTGCCTTTGGAACAGTGTTTTTTGTGTTTACAAAAGCTAGATATAAAAGTATTGCACAGATTTCAGATCAAATCGATCTTGTGCTTCATAACGCTGACCATTTATATATTGCAGAATTGGATGAAGGTGAACTTTCAATTCTGCAAAGTGAGATAACAAAAATGACGCTGCGTATTCGAGAGCAAAACGATGCACTTAAAAAAGAAAAAGAACATCTTGCTGATTCCTTAGCAGACATAGCCCACCAACTGCGAACTCCGCTAACATCGGCTAATCTTATTCTGTCATTGTTAGAGAATAACCCTGATGAAAATGACAGGAAAGCATTGATGCGTGAAACGGAGGAATTATTTATAAAGATGGATTGGCTTCTTACCTCTTTGTTGAAGTTATCTCGCTTAGACGCAGGTATTGTGGTGTTCAAAAGCGAGCAGATAGATGTAAACAACTTGATATGCACCGCATCTCGTTCATTACTAATCCAAATGGAACTACACAATATTGATCTTAAAATAGAGGCACCAAAAGGGATGATTATTAAAGGAGATTCTGGTTGGCTTTCAGAAGCAATTCAAAATATCCTGAAAAATTGTATAGAAAGTGTAGGTGAGAAGGGTAAGATTGAGATTGTCTGTAGGGATAACCCGTTGTTTACCAAAATTCACATTCACGATAGCGGAACAGGATTCAAAAAAGAAGAGTTGCCCTTCCTGTTCGATAGGTTTTATCGTGGGAAGAACTCAAACGCTTCGGGATACGGTATTGGATTGGCGCTTTGCAAAATGATTATAACACGCCAGGGAGGAACAGTTATTGCAAAAAATCATCCGCAGGGTGGCGCTATGTTTTCTATTAGTTTTCCAAAGTGA